One region of Macrobrachium rosenbergii isolate ZJJX-2024 chromosome 20, ASM4041242v1, whole genome shotgun sequence genomic DNA includes:
- the LOC136848934 gene encoding uncharacterized protein, translating to MVNVLCFETRYISTMRYQIYFGFIAVLLKTASSAPQEYQALGVLQPEAGDVGPYDRIVSATIDVLPEMADVFEDIADDPRHPNDPQRIQKVINVFMPLTRRLILANAEVEGRQWAKEDQYRFNAAGAVLPSVFSFMDRLRNKDFFGSGTRNVV from the exons ATGGTAAACGTACTTTGTTTCGAGACACGATATATTTCCACCATGAGATATCAG atttattttggctttattgcTGTGCTGTTAAAAACAGCCTCTTCTGCCCCTCAAGAATATCAAGCCCTTGGAGTCCTACAGCCAGAGGCTGGTGACGTAGGCCCATACGACAGGATCGTCTCCGCCACCATCGACGTTCTTCCCGAGATGGCCGACGTCTTCGAGGATATCGCCGACGACCCGAGACACCCCAACGATCCTCAGAGGATCCAGAAAGTCATAAACGTGTTCATGCCCTTAACTCGGCGCCTCATTCTGGCCAACGCCGAGGTCGAAGGCCGCCAGTGGGCCAAGGAAGATCAGTATAGATTCAACGCTGCCGGTGCCGTCTTGCCGTCCGTGTTCAGCTTCATGGACAGGCTAAGAAACAAGGATTTCTTTGGATCAGGGACCAGAAATGTTGTCTAA